The following proteins come from a genomic window of Alosa sapidissima isolate fAloSap1 chromosome 22, fAloSap1.pri, whole genome shotgun sequence:
- the LOC121697282 gene encoding uncharacterized protein LOC121697282 isoform X2: protein MSQLVEDFKSTVLPSLKSGIAAFNGLISTLLTTNTDIVTKEMDSFRTLRSSMEEVKEYMSQSEEAASTRLRQVDELTENLTARKGDLERRQSEKNQRLRDLEYNLERNRYMLKQHYDSLRKATDNKWRAQWQLQNLQNKMKEAENKRNIGIGLAFIPVVGWIAGGILIGVSQGDLEQASRAADEANRGVNLFQHQINTSSQKHSEYEKQISQVRVEMSQVSADVERIWQDLKTVKNQRTTIANFQSKIKNAVNLLGQLAGTASVAEVQTRVFVLLGPVISVLENVIELAGYITQQSLLCEDFSVRALIVTLQQNHDKLRAIEADKDADQDNDFY, encoded by the exons ATGTCACAGTTGGTTGAGGACTTCAAGAGCACAGTGCTTCCGTCCCTCAAAAGTGGAATTGCTGCATTTAATGGTCTAATATCCACTCTCTTGACCACAAATACAGATATAGTCACTAAGGAAATGGATTCATTTAGGACTCTTCGCAGCAGCATGGAGGAGGTAAAGGAGTACATGTCACAGTCAGAGGAAGCGGCAAGTACTAGGCTGAGACAGGTAGATGAGCTCACTGAAAATTTGACTGCCAGAAAGGGAGATCTTGAGAGGAGGCAAAGTGAGAAGAATCAGAGGCTTAGAGACTTAGAGTATAATTTGGAGAGAAATAGATACATGTTAAAGCAACATTACGACTCCTTAAGGAAAGCCACAGACAACAAGTGGAGAGCACAGTGGCAACTTCAAAATctacaaaacaaaatgaagGAGGCAGAGAATAAACGAAATATTGGGATTGGGCTCGCATTCATTCCCGTTGTTGGGTGGATCGCTG GAGGGATACTGATTGGTGTTAGTCAGGGAGATTTAGAACAGGCTTCCAGAGCAGCAGATGAAGCAAACCGAGGTGTGAACCTATTTCAACATCAGATCAACACCAGCTCCCAGAAGCACTCCGAGTACGAGAAGCAGATCAGCCAGGTGAGGGTGGAGATGAGTCAGGTGAGCGCTGATGTGGAGAGAATATGGCAGGACCTGAAGACAGTGAAGAACCAGCGCACAACCATAGCCAATTTCCAAAGCAAGATAAAGAATGCAGTCAACCTCCTGGGTCAACTGGCCGGCACGGCATCGGTGGCGGAGGTCCAGACAAGAGTCTTTGTGCTTCTGGGTCCTGTTATCAGCGTACTGGAGAATGTGATTGAGCTGGCTGGTTACATTACTCAGCAGTCTCTTCTCTGTGAGGACTTCTCTGTGAGGGCTCTTATTGTCACTCTGCAGCAGAATCACGACAAGCTTAGGGCCATTGAGGCTGATAAAGATGCAGACCAAGACAATGATTTTTATTGA
- the LOC121697282 gene encoding uncharacterized protein LOC121697282 isoform X1, with protein MAEHWQMSQLVEDFKSTVLPSLKSGIAAFNGLISTLLTTNTDIVTKEMDSFRTLRSSMEEVKEYMSQSEEAASTRLRQVDELTENLTARKGDLERRQSEKNQRLRDLEYNLERNRYMLKQHYDSLRKATDNKWRAQWQLQNLQNKMKEAENKRNIGIGLAFIPVVGWIAGGILIGVSQGDLEQASRAADEANRGVNLFQHQINTSSQKHSEYEKQISQVRVEMSQVSADVERIWQDLKTVKNQRTTIANFQSKIKNAVNLLGQLAGTASVAEVQTRVFVLLGPVISVLENVIELAGYITQQSLLCEDFSVRALIVTLQQNHDKLRAIEADKDADQDNDFY; from the exons ATGGCAGAACATTG GCAAATGTCACAGTTGGTTGAGGACTTCAAGAGCACAGTGCTTCCGTCCCTCAAAAGTGGAATTGCTGCATTTAATGGTCTAATATCCACTCTCTTGACCACAAATACAGATATAGTCACTAAGGAAATGGATTCATTTAGGACTCTTCGCAGCAGCATGGAGGAGGTAAAGGAGTACATGTCACAGTCAGAGGAAGCGGCAAGTACTAGGCTGAGACAGGTAGATGAGCTCACTGAAAATTTGACTGCCAGAAAGGGAGATCTTGAGAGGAGGCAAAGTGAGAAGAATCAGAGGCTTAGAGACTTAGAGTATAATTTGGAGAGAAATAGATACATGTTAAAGCAACATTACGACTCCTTAAGGAAAGCCACAGACAACAAGTGGAGAGCACAGTGGCAACTTCAAAATctacaaaacaaaatgaagGAGGCAGAGAATAAACGAAATATTGGGATTGGGCTCGCATTCATTCCCGTTGTTGGGTGGATCGCTG GAGGGATACTGATTGGTGTTAGTCAGGGAGATTTAGAACAGGCTTCCAGAGCAGCAGATGAAGCAAACCGAGGTGTGAACCTATTTCAACATCAGATCAACACCAGCTCCCAGAAGCACTCCGAGTACGAGAAGCAGATCAGCCAGGTGAGGGTGGAGATGAGTCAGGTGAGCGCTGATGTGGAGAGAATATGGCAGGACCTGAAGACAGTGAAGAACCAGCGCACAACCATAGCCAATTTCCAAAGCAAGATAAAGAATGCAGTCAACCTCCTGGGTCAACTGGCCGGCACGGCATCGGTGGCGGAGGTCCAGACAAGAGTCTTTGTGCTTCTGGGTCCTGTTATCAGCGTACTGGAGAATGTGATTGAGCTGGCTGGTTACATTACTCAGCAGTCTCTTCTCTGTGAGGACTTCTCTGTGAGGGCTCTTATTGTCACTCTGCAGCAGAATCACGACAAGCTTAGGGCCATTGAGGCTGATAAAGATGCAGACCAAGACAATGATTTTTATTGA